GATTGGAGAAAAAAGATTCCTATCTTGTATCTATATTTTAGAAAAAAAATATTCTGACTAGTTGTGGATGAAAACATCTGCATCTCtgatattgatacgtctccaacgtatctataatttttgattgtttcatgctattatattatctgttttggatgttttataagcATTAATATGataatttatattatttttgggactaacctattaacctagagctcagtcccagttcttgtttttttccctgtttttgagtttcgcagaaaaagaataccaaacggaataaaaccttcgcaatgatttttcttggaccagaagacaatcaggagacttggagatgaagtcggaggagccatgaggcggccacaaggacggagggcacgcccaggggggtagggcgcgcccctcacccttgTGTGCCCCTCGtgacctcctgacctaattcttttgcctatatattcccatatatccccaaaccatcagagacatccacgaaaacacttttccaccgccgcaaccttctgtacccgttagattccatctagggaccttttccggcaccctgccgaagggggattcgatcacggagggcttctacatcaactctattacccttccgatgaagcgtgggtagttcaccacagacctacgggttcatagctagtagctagatggcttcttctctctctttgattctcaataccatgttctcgtcgatgttcttggagatctagtagctagatgtaatacttttttgctgTGTGTTTGCCGAGGTCCGAgaaattgtggatttatgatcagcttatctatgaatattatttgaatcttctctgaattcttgtaATTATggtttgatatctttgtaattctctttgaactatcagtttggtttttcttgcaatgggagaagtgcttagctttgggttcaatcttgcggtgtcctttcccagtgacagtaggggcagcaaggcacgtattgtattgttgccatcgaggataaaaagatggggttttcatcatattgcttgagttaattcctctacatcatctcatcttacttaatgcgttactccgttctttacgaacttaatactctagatgcatgctagatagctgtcgatttgtggagtaatagtagtaaatgcagaatcgtttcggtctacttgacacagacgtgatgcctatattcatgatcattgccttagatatcgtcataactttgcactattctatcaattgctcgacagtaatttgttcacccaccgtattattttctatcttgagagaagcctctagtgaaacctatggcccccgggtctattttccatcatattagtttccgatctacaatattAGTTTCTGATCTACTCTTTTTgaaatcttttactttccgttctataaaccaaaaataccaaaaaaaatactTTACCGTTTGTTTACtttcatctatctctattagatctcacttttgcgagtgaccgtgaagggattgacaacccctttatcacgttaggtgcaagttgtttgattatttgtgcaGTTATTCGGTGACTTGAGCGTTGTCTCcaattggattgataccttggttctcaaactgagggaaatacttatatctactttgctgcatcaccctttcctcttcaagggaaaaaccaacgcaagctcaagaagtaggtGATATAACTATGTTTATATTTTTTGTGTTGTCCCGTTATGTCATTGAAATTATGAGTTGCACATGTATGCAGGTGTTTTCTTGCATCTATATCTCTTTTTAAGCTCTATTCCTCAAAATTCAAGTTGTGTCAATTTCAATTTTGCATTGTCACTTTAACAAGGTTTTAGACAATCCAATTTTGTATGAGATTACTTTCATCTTTTCTGAATCACTTGTATTACTACAAGGAGACGAGACTTTTGGCCCAGCCAGAGGGTCTGGCCAGTCTCCTGCATTGCTCATGTGTGATACTCCGTAACATGACATCCTTCCCTTTTGCTTGCGCACTCTCTGTTCAGTGTTAGATCTGAGGATGATGAATTCAAATGGATAATAATCCTAGGATGTCTACACTTGTTTCAAATACAATGGGCAATGATAGAAATTTGAGCGTCATGCACCAAACCAAAAGCATCATGATGCTCACATTTTTTCAAATAAAGCTCTCTCTTCCTCGGGATCATGCTACAACCACCAAAGCCGGAGAGTTATGGGTATCTCATGGTATTATCGatcatgtagttcaaatttttgGGACAACACAAGCTATTTTCTCCAAACCCATTATATTTATGGTACTCAGATAGTCCTCTTGTTATCTTGTTAAATATGGGAATGGCGCTCTCTTGTTAAACACAAAAAATGTCCAGCAGTTGTAAAATACTAGGCACTTCTATACTTTTTATCCATTCCTAGGGGATTTGCCATGAATAAACAAGTACCAAGGGGATCCAAAGGCGATTGATTCTTAAACTCTTGGGGGTTGTCATAAACCTACCGCATGTTTGTGTGATGTTCCTAGAGTTGTCAGTGTTTGTTAGTCATTCAAGTGCTTTAGTCAATGGTTTTATGCATGTGTTCCTTCCACTTCCAATGGTTTTTTCTTATTATGTGGCAAAAGTAACCCATAACTACCATTACGACAAAAACTCTCTCATACTGATGCTACATATTGCAAGCTGCATATTACCGACGAAAAAACATTCAAGCTCTACATAAACTATTAAATACGGAGATGATGGATTCAATGGTGAAGTTTGATCCTCCCTAGAGGTTAAATCCTAGCCTCCACTAGCCCTCAGGGATAAAGAACAATGGTGGTGGCGCTTCCGCCTCTAGAAACAATCGTTTATAAATAGGAGTCACATAGTGAATATATAGCGAGGAGTCCCTAGGAGAGAGCTCGGAAAGGCTAGGTGGGCCCTGACGCCCTGTGCAGGTGCCCCAGGGAGAGTGTTTAGGGGCCCTAGGCACCTCCCAGACGAATCCTGAAGTCCTTGTGCGTCCTTATGATGCACATATCCTCCTGCTatttaaattttatttttgtccGATGGATTTTTGCACAAATTGATAACTTATTCTCATGCCTTAATTACACATTAGTTTTTCTTATTTGTATCAAGCGAGACTATATAATTCaatattgttatttattgtcttATTATCATGAATTAGTTCTCATATATTTCCTTGAAGATTATATGATCAATTTTTAATTACATTTATTATCTCCCAATTTACCGTTGTGCATTAATTATGTGTGTATGTGTGGTGCACACATTGCTACGTATGGACACAtacatttaataattattttatCTTCGCATTTCTGGCACAGTTTGCAAGCTGCATATTACTGACAGAGAAACAATAAAACTCCATTTAAACTATTTTTCAAACATCATAATCTTTCTTTTGTAAAATAAAAATGAAATCAATTTCATCAATTGTAGAGAATCTGCATATACCTTCTTTCGTGTGAATAAAAATGTGCTTCAGTTTGTTCAAACTTTCCATTAGTAAACTGAAGTATTTGAAATGAGTAGATGATGAACATGGTAAGCTACATGGGAACAAGGCTCGTTTTCCAAGTTTTGTCCTGTCAATGGTACCAACAATAATCTACCGCATTGGTAGGGGATGTACTTGTAAGAATACCCATGTGTTGCAACACAAAAGTAATATGTGTAGAGATCATGCAAAATACACGAATGCACATGTCGAGAAGGACCAATATGTCATGTGTGGTTTGCGACCAAAACATGACAAATGACTACTCAGAATGGTAGGGCAAAAAAGAAAGGACCCGCTATCTCGAAGAAGAAGGCTCGTGTTGCTTGTACAAGTAGCAGTGCTCCTCCTACCAAGAGTTGTTATTTCTTTGAAATAATTCCCGACAAGAATAGTAACCACTTAATATAATAGATGCCCACGAAATTCTAGTTTAGCCAGAGAAACCAAATCAATCTGATTCTGATTCAGACACAGAGAGATGTTGAGGTGTGCCGAGTATCGCTAGAGCGTCCCCTTTCGCCACTTAGGGATGTTGCGTCTTTTGGGTATTGAGCATGCGTGCTCGGTTTGGCCAGCTGGTCATGTAGTCCGAACTTTCATTTGGGACAGCAAATCTGCATCATTGGTgtctttattaatttaaagccaGATGCATGTGGCTTGTTTGTTCTAAAAAAATAAATGCTAATAGGGCAGTGGTAGATAAAATGTTTGCTGAGTCACACAGGAGACATGCCATATCATTGCCGATATTATGATGTCTATGTTTTAACATACTCCTAGCATTTAACTGGTTAGATAATAAGAGCCATCCAAAGATCTTTTGCTTGAGTACTATCTTGGAATTCCGAAATTCATTTGAAGGGTTCATGCAAATTTTGCAGGACACTTAACTCTAACGAGTGTCCCTGCAAAAACAAAACTATGACGAGGGGAGAAATAAGACTACCTGCGCTAATGAGGGAAGCATAGAGCAATTTCGTACTAACGGAAGTGACCTATATTCACAAAATAATGTGGCACCCTAAACCTTAGAGCAAAATATTTTCCTTGGTGTGTTCTAGAGTGATGTAGTTCTAGTTGACAACACACCTTGAAATAGAGCATTATTCTTTCTTTCCAAATACTTTTGGCAGCAATAGTAAACACTAAACATAGTAGCTAGCTAGATCTCAAGCACACTTTAGCAATAAAAACCAAATCAATCCGATTCTGATTCAAAGACTAAGATATGTTGAGGCGTGCCCTTTGAGTAATGCTAAAAGGGCGGTGGAAGGTAAAATGTTACTTGGTCACAGACGCGACATGTGATATTATAACTTCTCGGTTCTCAGCACATTCCTTGTGTTTAGTTCGTGAGATAATAAGATCCATGCAAAGATCTTCTCCTTCATTACTATCTTGGGTTTCCAAATCCGTATGAAGGGTTCAAGAAGATTTGGTAGCACACTTAATTCTGACAAGGGACCAAAAGTAGCACTAATGGAGGGACGAGAGAGTGACGTCGTAGTATGAAAAGCGATGTAAACTCATAAACTAAAGAGTCACTCAAAACCATAGACGCAAAAGATATGTCTTGGTGCTTTCCCTAAGTAGCTTTAGTTTGCATAGCACACAATAAAATAGAATATTATCCTTTGTTTCCAAATATCCCAAGCAGCAATACAAACACATCTCATAATATATCTCCCCGGAAGCTCACTTTAGCTAGGCAAACCCAAGCAATCTGATTCCTATTTGGAGATCAAGAGTTGTTGAGGCGTGCCAAGCAACTAGTGCTAAAATGGAAGTGGAAGATTAAATGTCACTTCAGTTACACAAGAGACACGTCAAATCATTATCAGTATTATAACGTCTTCCTTTTAACACGCTCACTATCCTGGTTTTCCCAATCCATTTAAGGAATTCAAGCTGAATGGTTACCACAATCAACTCTAACGAAGGAAGAAAGGACACCTTCTAGCGTTAATGAGGGAAGGGAAGAGCAACATCTTACTACGAAAAGCGACATACACTCACAAACTCCATTTTTACAGCAAACACTTTTTTTACAGCAAAGACTCTTTAGCTATAGGATACAGGAAATAAGAGAACCAAACGTAGGTGCCGGGTAATACTTGTTCCCCCATCCCATCAATTATCTAATATCAGGTTTCATACTGCATCTTATCCATCTCGATCGTAGGAGAAGTTCCCATGGTTTGCTAGGGGAATGTGGCGATTTTGTTAGTCATGAAGTTCCAAAGCTCCAACCTTTATGTGCTTTCTGTGCAGGGCTTTGTACGTTTGTGTGTCATACTATGTTCTTCTTGATACTCTTAAAGAATAATTGAAAGAGTAAACTGAAACTGTTGGATAAAAATATTCATCACTGAAATTTCTCCATTCAACCATATCCAATTGCTCATTTTCAGATATGTTATACATGAAAAGGCTCATCTTAGGACAAATGTTCAATGTGTAAGTGCCTGGGTTTTGGTTACCGCTCAAAATTTTGAGATTTTGAGCAGTTCgcgagtatttttgaattttttaattTGAACGCCGCACGTACAGTTACCGAGTATTAAAAAAATGGATGGTAACTACTCGGTATTTTCGGGATTTGGTAACCAAAAGCTTGGTAGGTGCTGGCCGGGTGATATTTGTACCCCCACCCATCAATTATCAAATATTAGGTTTTGTACTGCCTCTTATCCATCTCGATCGTATGAGACGTTCCCATGGTTTTCTAGGGAAGTGTGTTGATTTTGTTAATCATGAAGCTCTAGAACCTCCAGTCTTTATATGTGTTGTGGCCGTGATGTGTATATTTGTGTTAAATCTATAGTCTACTTCCTGATTCTAGTACAGAATTGAAATAAAAGCTGAATTACTTTGATAAAAACTTCACCACTGTAATTTCATGAGATTAGTCCTCCACTCAACCATATCATGCTATCGAAGCCAACAGAATTGCTTATTTTATAGAATATCTTATATGAAATGCTTATCTTGGACTAGGACTTGAGATCAAATGACTACTGCTCCTTGAATCCATCTTCAGCTAAGGAATATATGAATTTGTTCGGCGGCTACGTAATAGATCAACAACTCATCTGGATCCGAGATCTATCTAATCTCAGTATCTAAAGCCAAATTAATCGATGACCTCACGCCTGCAAATTGGGCACTTTGACTCTTGGTAGAACCACGGCTAATGCACGGGATGTGGAAAGGCGTGGGTGTGGAAGCACGGCGGTCTGGCAATCTCCTCCTCACCAGGCTCAACTACAAATGGCAAATCGCATAGACCTCGCAGGGTGCCGGCGGAGCTCCGGCAGCAGGGGTCGCCTCTCTGCAGGCCCAAATTAGGGGATGTGGATAGCTGAACACCAAACACACCAGCAGCGACGGTACACGGATGTTGATCTCAAAGCGCAAGAAGATGCCCTCAAGGCTATTGATCTTGCGGATGAAGGTGGCCCCCCAGTTCCCGGGGGCGAAGTCGTACTCGTCAGTGCCAGGCCCGTCAGCGAGGATCCCGTGGATGAGGTCGCCGCAGGCCTCGTAGTTGCAGAAGACCGCAGGGTCCGCGACCTCCACCTTGCTGGCGAGTTGTACCGGATCCCGATCCTGCGTCTCACGTGCGACACAACCACATCGCTGTGGATGCACAGGGAGCTCGAGAGATGGATGTTCTTGACGTGGGGGACGGTGCGCAGGAGAACTCACCCACAGCCGAAGTTGTGCGTCTCTGTGACCTCCGCGGTTTGTGGCCATGGTGGAAACACCATGGTCTCCAAAGAAATGAAATGTGGTCTGAAGCTATCTACCCCGCACCGTACCATGGAGGATCAGGGGACGAGGTTTCTTATAGGCGAAGGATGGAGGGCACGCCGCATGCTAAAGGGGTGCTCTGCTGAGCGCGCTGGACTGGAAAGGGAAAGTGGGGACTAATGTGCACTACTGCATGAGGAGGGCGTTGTCGTGACTGTCGTGCAGCAGACCATCATATCTCAAACTTGTGGTTGGTTGGTGTCGATCACCCGCTGCCGATCTGATCCGTGTCTCGCACATAAGTAGCTGGCCCCTCATGGGCTACCCTTACATGGCCTCCGGCCCACACACGCACACACTGGCCCAGGGGCCGAAACACACTCCATCGCAGTTTAGTTAGCTGAATGACTAAACTGCACTTGTTCATTCCACTGCTGGTGCTATGGGTCAGTTTGGTTGCTGCCCTGGGCTGCATGCCTGGGCAAAAATGCTGCCTGGCCAGGCACATCGAATACAAATTTCCTGGCCTTGTCAGGCTCCCTGGACTAGTATGTGTTTGGATCATGTCCTGGGCCTGGGAAATATCTATGGATTAAAATATTCGAAAGTTGATGGTGTCAGCCCATAACCCATGTCAAAAGCGCTCAGATTAGCTCCAGGCTAACACCGGACGTCGCCCAGGCTACCAGAAACGGATGCCTGGCAGGCTAATCACCTGCCTGGGCGATCCAGGCCAGGCTTGGACTACTTTTTTCAGGGCTTCAACCAAACAAACACAGCTATATCTCAGGCAAGCTTCAGGCGAGGTATCATGGACTGAGGAAGCGAATCAAACACGCTCTATATCAGCATCAGCAAGCGCGACATTGCCCTCCCCTTGAGATGGAGCTCCTTCCCAGATATAGGCCGATGGGTAGCGCGGGCGAAGGACGTCGTAGTCTTCCCAAGTGGTGGCTGATGACGGCATGTTGGACGACTGAACACGCAGCTGCACGACAGGTGCATCTCCTTTCTTCAACATCCTCTGTTCCATGATGGGCACGGGTTTAGTTTCTCCACAGGTGAGGTCAGGCCCTCGAGGCAGCTCCGCTAAGACTGGAGTGTAATCCGGGGTGAAAGGCTTGAGTTGGGAGACATGGAATACCGGGTGGATGCGGCAGTCTGGAGGCAACTGCAGGCGATAAGCCAGTGATCTGATCCGCTCCGTCACTTCGAAAGGGCCAAAGAACTTGTAGGAGAGCTTGCGGCACGGGAGATTGGCGACGGACGATTGCGCGTACGGCTGCAGCTTGAGGAGAACTTGTTCACTGACGTCAAAGTCGTGTTCAATGCGGTGGCGGTCGGCTTGTTTCTTGAAGCAGGCTTGGGCACGCGTGAGCTGGGCGCGCAGCATCTCTCATTGCGTGGTCCAGTCGAACTATGGTGGTGTCGCGTTGTCTTGCAGGGTGGAGCTCAGCTGTGGTAGGCCACCCAGATTTGGTTCCTTGCCGTACAGCTCCTTGAACGGGGAGCAGTTGAGCGAAGAGTGGTGGGCGGAGTTGTACCGGAACTCTTTCGTGGGAAGCCACTTGCGCCATTGTCGCGGCATGTCGTGCACCGCACACCTCAGGTACATCTCGAGGCATTGGTTGACGCGCTCCGTATGGCCATCCGTCTGCGGGTGGTACGCCGTGGAATAGAGCAGTTTGGTTCCGGCAGCGGCAAGCAATTCGCGCTACATGCCGCAGGTGAAGATCTTGTTGCGGTCCACGACGATGGAGTGAGGAACGTCGTGTAGCTTGATGACATGTTCCCAGAACGCACGAGCGACCTGGACGGCGGTGAAGGGATGATGGAGCGGAATGAAGTGTGCGTACTTGGTCAGGCGATCGACCACGACCATGATGGCGTCAGACCCCTCGGACTTGGGCAGCCCCTCGACGAAATCCATGGTCAGATCGTGCCATGGTCCGGCGGGGATTGGTAGAGGTTGGAGCTTGCCTGCAGGGTGCGTGTGCTCATGCTTGGCATGCTGACAGACGGCGCACTGCTGGACGAAATCCTCCACGGCGCGTTTCAGGCCCGGCTAGGCGAACAGCTTCTGGACGCGATGATACGTGGCCGTGGCACCCGAATGGCCACCAACAACACTATGGTGAAGAGCGGCGATGAGCTTGGTCTGCAGCGCGGAGTTGGGCCCAATCAATAGACGCCTGCGCTGCCGAATCACGCCGTTCTGAAGTGTGCGTCCCTCGTGGTCTGAGGTGGAGACCGCCAGCTTGGCCAGCAGTTCTTGCGAGTCAGGGTCCGTCTCGTAGGGGTTGGCGATCTCTTGAGACGATTGCGGTTAGCAGACCGAGAGCGCGTCGAGCGCCAGAAGGTGTCCCACCCTGGAGAGTGCATCACCGGCGCCGTTGTCGACGCCCTTCTTGTACCGGAAGGAGAATTGCAGGCCCACCATCTTGGACATGGCCTTGCGCTGAAGCTCCGTCACGAGCTGCTGACCACGGAGCGCAGAGGCTCTTGTGGTCGGTGACGATCTCGAATGGGGCTCGTTGCAGATAGGGCCTCCACTAGTCGATGGCCATCGACTGCTAGGAATTCCTTCTCGTATGTCGACAACTTTTGGTTCCGCACCTCCACGGCCTTGCTGAGGTCGGCGACTAGGTGGCCGT
The Aegilops tauschii subsp. strangulata cultivar AL8/78 chromosome 3, Aet v6.0, whole genome shotgun sequence genome window above contains:
- the LOC141020693 gene encoding uncharacterized protein, producing the protein MLRAQLTRAQACFKKQADRHRIEHDFDVSEQVLLKLQPYAQSSVANLPCRKLSYKFFGPFEVTERIRSLAYRLQLPPDCRIHPVFHVSQLKPFTPDYTPVLAELPRGPDLTCGETKPVPIMEQRMLKKGDAPVVQLRVQSSNMPSSATTWEDYDVLRPRYPSAYIWEGAPSQGEGNVALADADIERV